Within Deltaproteobacteria bacterium CG11_big_fil_rev_8_21_14_0_20_42_23, the genomic segment CTAGAAACTAGATACTAGAGATGGGAATATCTTTTCAATAAGCCACGAATCATTTTTCCAACTTCACAATATTGATCACTCAAAAGTTGAAAATCATCATGGGAAAGATATTCAAGATCTTTAGCAAACTGAACCCACATCCTTGTTTCATCACAAGAACCGAGAGCAATTCTCAAATAACGAGAAACCTCTTTTTGAGATTCTTGCTTTCCCATACCTTCAACAATATTGACAGAAATGGACTTCGAGGAACTTCTCAACTGCTGTGCCAAAGCATACTGCTCAATCTTTGGAAAATTAAGCGTCAGCTTGTGCACTCTTAAAGCCAAATCGTACGATTGTTGAACTACTTTTAATTTATGGTATGGCAAGAAAACTCCTTGTTTCTAGTCTCTAGTTCCTAGTCTCTAAGCAGGCGGTTTTTTTCTGTGGCACTTTCCATCACCATTCTTTTTATGTTCAACTGGTGTCTAGACGTTATCTAGCAGGATGCCATACGGAGCTCGGACTTTCCTCTGTGGCCGAAGCCAAAGCGACTGTCTCCCTTGCGTTGTTTTCAAAGAGCGAAGCTCGTTTATACGAACTACATATGTGAATCAAGAGCCAAATTCGCCAAACGGTCTGCGTCTTTATTTTTTTCTCTTCTCACGTGTTCAAGAGAGAAAGTTTCAAATGAATCAAGCAGTTGCAAAACTTTTTGAAAGAGTGGCTTCAAGTCATCGTGCTTTACGCGGTAGACTCCATTTACTTGTTTCACCATCAACTCTGAGTCTGCAAAAATCTTGAGTTTTTTTCCGCCCA encodes:
- a CDS encoding ribonuclease H — its product is MELTIYTDGAARGNPGPAAAGAILFDAEGETLGTVSEYLGETTNNQAEYRALVLALEKAKSLGGKKLKIFADSELMVKQVNGVYRVKHDDLKPLFQKVLQLLDSFETFSLEHVRREKNKDADRLANLALDSHM